One window of the Nicotiana tabacum cultivar K326 chromosome 4, ASM71507v2, whole genome shotgun sequence genome contains the following:
- the LOC107761873 gene encoding uncharacterized protein LOC107761873 isoform X3, whose product MFSSRYTASPWIPQEVPDLEDWVRKLAPTFSYAERAWRDLAKGRWEAKNHGVTKDAALRPSSGEEGNESPVPKSGKDKKCKAASRLEGPKPKTRRVRRKAIALLIDSVQRLREEEEGEEEEEEEGGSSALVSRSARAIDVTEAPEPMAVVPVGVDSGIPSLDRNAPSNLLGTMTVVYSPSLPTFSEEELKEARELKTPDVGKGSSAGDPFRDCFTIVGDASDIGDAFLLLEEAQRFITRVTILLYLVSLFFSEFDLCSFPTVQAISRFRVDFGQCEVELQKVSGERDALRLLCNQKDEAIKDLQADLARLVKKGPSLTSSKRLKRSGHFGRKSIKSKLNVIGGRRLSIAWLRKKRSF is encoded by the exons atgttttcttCCCGATATACAGCTTCCCCTTGGATACCACAAGAAGTGCCCGACCTCGaagattgggttcggaagttagcccCGACTTTCTCTTATGCCGAACgtgcttggcgtgatttggctaaAGGCAGATGGGaagccaagaaccatg GCGTAACCAAGGACGccgctttgaggccttcgagcggtgAAGAAGGAAATGAGTCCCCTGTCCCGAAATCGGGGAAAGACAAAAAATGCAAAGCTGCCTCTCGATTAGAGggccccaagcccaaaactcgaagggtaAGGAGGAAAGCTATTGCCCTTTTGATcgactcggtccaacgactgagagaagaggaagaaggagaggaagaagaagaggaagaaggaggtTCCTCGGCTTTGGTGTCCCGATCTGCCAGAGCTATCGATGTCACCGAAGCTCCTGAACCGATGGCAGTTGTACCGGTCGGGGTTGACTCCGGGATCCCGAGTCTTGATCGGAATGCCCCGAGTAATTTGCTTGGGACTATGACAGTGGTTTATTCGCCTTCTCTTCCCACTTTTTCCGAGGAGGAattaaaggaagctcgagaattgaagacccccgatGTGGGCAAAGGCTCTAGTGCAGGGGATccttttcgggattgctttaccATAGTCGGTGATGCTTCTGACATTGGGGACGCTTTTCTTCTACTGgaagaggcccaacgtttcattactcgggtaacgattttactatacttggtttctttgttcttttctgaGTTTGACTTGTGTTCTTTCCctactgtgcaggccattagtagATTTCGGGTCGATTTTGGGcagtgtgaggtcgagcttcagaaggtctcgggggagagagatgCCTTGCGGCTTCTTTGCAACCAgaaggacgaggctataaaggacctccaagcggaTTTGGCAAGGCTCGTGAAAAAGGGGCCGAGCTTGACAAgtag caaaaggttgaaaagatcgggtCACTTCGGGAGGAAGTCGATCAAATCAAAGTTGAAtgtaatcggtggaaggagactatcgatCGCTTGGCTGCGGAAAAAGAGATCATTTTGA
- the LOC107761873 gene encoding uncharacterized protein LOC107761873 isoform X2, which produces MFSSRYTASPWIPQEVPDLEDWVRKLAPTFSYAERAWRDLAKGRWEAKNHGKVLLLVSFEALFVLHSLPISFYAGVTKDAALRPSSGEEGNESPVPKSGKDKKCKAASRLEGPKPKTRRVRRKAIALLIDSVQRLREEEEGEEEEEEEGGSSALVSRSARAIDVTEAPEPMAVVPVGVDSGIPSLDRNAPSNLLGTMTVVYSPSLPTFSEEELKEARELKTPDVGKGSSAGDPFRDCFTIVGDASDIGDAFLLLEEAQRFITRAISRFRVDFGQCEVELQKVSGERDALRLLCNQKDEAIKDLQADLARLVKKGPSLTSSKRLKRSGHFGRKSIKSKLNVIGGRRLSIAWLRKKRSF; this is translated from the exons atgttttcttCCCGATATACAGCTTCCCCTTGGATACCACAAGAAGTGCCCGACCTCGaagattgggttcggaagttagcccCGACTTTCTCTTATGCCGAACgtgcttggcgtgatttggctaaAGGCAGATGGGaagccaagaaccatggtaaggTTTTACTTCTCGTTTCCTTCGAAGCGCTCTTTGTGCTCCATTCATTACCGATTTCCTTTTATGCAGGCGTAACCAAGGACGccgctttgaggccttcgagcggtgAAGAAGGAAATGAGTCCCCTGTCCCGAAATCGGGGAAAGACAAAAAATGCAAAGCTGCCTCTCGATTAGAGggccccaagcccaaaactcgaagggtaAGGAGGAAAGCTATTGCCCTTTTGATcgactcggtccaacgactgagagaagaggaagaaggagaggaagaagaagaggaagaaggaggtTCCTCGGCTTTGGTGTCCCGATCTGCCAGAGCTATCGATGTCACCGAAGCTCCTGAACCGATGGCAGTTGTACCGGTCGGGGTTGACTCCGGGATCCCGAGTCTTGATCGGAATGCCCCGAGTAATTTGCTTGGGACTATGACAGTGGTTTATTCGCCTTCTCTTCCCACTTTTTCCGAGGAGGAattaaaggaagctcgagaattgaagacccccgatGTGGGCAAAGGCTCTAGTGCAGGGGATccttttcgggattgctttaccATAGTCGGTGATGCTTCTGACATTGGGGACGCTTTTCTTCTACTGgaagaggcccaacgtttcattactcgg gccattagtagATTTCGGGTCGATTTTGGGcagtgtgaggtcgagcttcagaaggtctcgggggagagagatgCCTTGCGGCTTCTTTGCAACCAgaaggacgaggctataaaggacctccaagcggaTTTGGCAAGGCTCGTGAAAAAGGGGCCGAGCTTGACAAgtag caaaaggttgaaaagatcgggtCACTTCGGGAGGAAGTCGATCAAATCAAAGTTGAAtgtaatcggtggaaggagactatcgatCGCTTGGCTGCGGAAAAAGAGATCATTTTGA
- the LOC107761873 gene encoding uncharacterized protein LOC107761873 isoform X1 produces the protein MFSSRYTASPWIPQEVPDLEDWVRKLAPTFSYAERAWRDLAKGRWEAKNHGKVLLLVSFEALFVLHSLPISFYAGVTKDAALRPSSGEEGNESPVPKSGKDKKCKAASRLEGPKPKTRRVRRKAIALLIDSVQRLREEEEGEEEEEEEGGSSALVSRSARAIDVTEAPEPMAVVPVGVDSGIPSLDRNAPSNLLGTMTVVYSPSLPTFSEEELKEARELKTPDVGKGSSAGDPFRDCFTIVGDASDIGDAFLLLEEAQRFITRVTILLYLVSLFFSEFDLCSFPTVQAISRFRVDFGQCEVELQKVSGERDALRLLCNQKDEAIKDLQADLARLVKKGPSLTSSKRLKRSGHFGRKSIKSKLNVIGGRRLSIAWLRKKRSF, from the exons atgttttcttCCCGATATACAGCTTCCCCTTGGATACCACAAGAAGTGCCCGACCTCGaagattgggttcggaagttagcccCGACTTTCTCTTATGCCGAACgtgcttggcgtgatttggctaaAGGCAGATGGGaagccaagaaccatggtaaggTTTTACTTCTCGTTTCCTTCGAAGCGCTCTTTGTGCTCCATTCATTACCGATTTCCTTTTATGCAGGCGTAACCAAGGACGccgctttgaggccttcgagcggtgAAGAAGGAAATGAGTCCCCTGTCCCGAAATCGGGGAAAGACAAAAAATGCAAAGCTGCCTCTCGATTAGAGggccccaagcccaaaactcgaagggtaAGGAGGAAAGCTATTGCCCTTTTGATcgactcggtccaacgactgagagaagaggaagaaggagaggaagaagaagaggaagaaggaggtTCCTCGGCTTTGGTGTCCCGATCTGCCAGAGCTATCGATGTCACCGAAGCTCCTGAACCGATGGCAGTTGTACCGGTCGGGGTTGACTCCGGGATCCCGAGTCTTGATCGGAATGCCCCGAGTAATTTGCTTGGGACTATGACAGTGGTTTATTCGCCTTCTCTTCCCACTTTTTCCGAGGAGGAattaaaggaagctcgagaattgaagacccccgatGTGGGCAAAGGCTCTAGTGCAGGGGATccttttcgggattgctttaccATAGTCGGTGATGCTTCTGACATTGGGGACGCTTTTCTTCTACTGgaagaggcccaacgtttcattactcgggtaacgattttactatacttggtttctttgttcttttctgaGTTTGACTTGTGTTCTTTCCctactgtgcaggccattagtagATTTCGGGTCGATTTTGGGcagtgtgaggtcgagcttcagaaggtctcgggggagagagatgCCTTGCGGCTTCTTTGCAACCAgaaggacgaggctataaaggacctccaagcggaTTTGGCAAGGCTCGTGAAAAAGGGGCCGAGCTTGACAAgtag caaaaggttgaaaagatcgggtCACTTCGGGAGGAAGTCGATCAAATCAAAGTTGAAtgtaatcggtggaaggagactatcgatCGCTTGGCTGCGGAAAAAGAGATCATTTTGA
- the LOC107761873 gene encoding uncharacterized protein LOC107761873 isoform X4 yields MFSSRYTASPWIPQEVPDLEDWVRKLAPTFSYAERAWRDLAKGRWEAKNHGKVLLLVSFEALFVLHSLPISFYAGVTKDAALRPSSGEEGNESPVPKSGKDKKCKAASRLEGPKPKTRRVRRKAIALLIDSVQRLREEEEGEEEEEEEGGSSALVSRSARAIDVTEAPEPMAVVPVGVDSGIPSLDRNAPSNLLGTMTVVYSPSLPTFSEEELKEARELKTPDVGKGSSAGDPFRDCFTIVGDASDIGDAFLLLEEAQRFITRVTILLYLVSLFFSEFDLCSFPTVQAISRFRVDFGQCEVELQKVSGERDALRLLCNQKDEAIKDLQADLARLVKKGPSLTTKG; encoded by the exons atgttttcttCCCGATATACAGCTTCCCCTTGGATACCACAAGAAGTGCCCGACCTCGaagattgggttcggaagttagcccCGACTTTCTCTTATGCCGAACgtgcttggcgtgatttggctaaAGGCAGATGGGaagccaagaaccatggtaaggTTTTACTTCTCGTTTCCTTCGAAGCGCTCTTTGTGCTCCATTCATTACCGATTTCCTTTTATGCAGGCGTAACCAAGGACGccgctttgaggccttcgagcggtgAAGAAGGAAATGAGTCCCCTGTCCCGAAATCGGGGAAAGACAAAAAATGCAAAGCTGCCTCTCGATTAGAGggccccaagcccaaaactcgaagggtaAGGAGGAAAGCTATTGCCCTTTTGATcgactcggtccaacgactgagagaagaggaagaaggagaggaagaagaagaggaagaaggaggtTCCTCGGCTTTGGTGTCCCGATCTGCCAGAGCTATCGATGTCACCGAAGCTCCTGAACCGATGGCAGTTGTACCGGTCGGGGTTGACTCCGGGATCCCGAGTCTTGATCGGAATGCCCCGAGTAATTTGCTTGGGACTATGACAGTGGTTTATTCGCCTTCTCTTCCCACTTTTTCCGAGGAGGAattaaaggaagctcgagaattgaagacccccgatGTGGGCAAAGGCTCTAGTGCAGGGGATccttttcgggattgctttaccATAGTCGGTGATGCTTCTGACATTGGGGACGCTTTTCTTCTACTGgaagaggcccaacgtttcattactcgggtaacgattttactatacttggtttctttgttcttttctgaGTTTGACTTGTGTTCTTTCCctactgtgcaggccattagtagATTTCGGGTCGATTTTGGGcagtgtgaggtcgagcttcagaaggtctcgggggagagagatgCCTTGCGGCTTCTTTGCAACCAgaaggacgaggctataaaggacctccaagcggaTTTGGCAAGGCTCGTGAAAAAGGGGCCGAGCTTGACAA caaaaggttga
- the LOC142180012 gene encoding uncharacterized protein LOC142180012 — MRSKKLKILTLYDIRISNYTHWLFWIFLNVICNGRFFKFQALVLIHRFFGVTLVAFYVLWLSSTPGSSPFNIKGLFSVSSTIKQELKVKVGHTNTPNSASWSNRGWFYVSVRIGLFLWVALLNLITISSTWARVIDVMDSESGLRLFGFIGAGATLGQLFGSLFATRMAWLGPHLLLVSAILMELAAQSSKGIKKDVLQFPEELSPFRFSSSCCSCSTLIGCIIY, encoded by the exons ATGAGAAGCAAGAAATTGAAAATCTTGACACTCTATGACATAAGGATATCAAATTATACACACT GGTTGTTTTGGATCTTTTTAAATGTCATCTGTAATGGTCGCTTTTTTAAATTCCAGGCTTTGGTCTTGATACACAGGTTTTTTGGGGTCACTCTTGTTGCATTCTACGTCTTGTGGCTTTCTTCTACTCCCGGAAGTTCACCATTTAATATCAAG GGACTGTTCTCTGTGTCCTCAACCATAAAACAGGAACTAAAAGTGAAAGTCGGTCACACGAATACTCCAAACTCGGCAAGTTGGAGCAACCGTGGGTGGTTTTACGTGTCAGTGAGAATTGGCTTGTTTCTTTGG GTTGCTTTGCTTAATCTTATTACTATATCTTCAACTTGGGCTAGAGTTATTGATGTGATGGATAGTGAG TCAGGTTTAAGATTGTTTGGGTTTATTGGTGCTGGTGCTACACTTGGCCAGCTGTTTGGTTCGCTATTTGCCACGAGAATGGCTTGGTTAGGACCGC ATTTACTTCTTGTTTCAGCAATTCTCATGGAACTTGCTGCACAATCATCAAAAGGGATCAAGAAAGATGTCTTACAATTTCCTGAAGAACTATCTCCCTTcaggttttcttcttcttgttgttctTGTTCTACTCTGATCGGGTGTATTATTTATTAG
- the LOC142180337 gene encoding uncharacterized protein LOC142180337 isoform X2 — protein sequence MFSSRYTASPWIPQEVPDLEDRVRKLAPTFSYAERAWRDLAKGRWEAKNHGKVLLLVSFEALFVLYSLPISFYAGVTKDVALRPSSGEEGNESPVPKSGKDKKCKAASRLEGPKPKTRRVRRKVIALLIDSVQRLREEEEGEGEEEEEGGSSALVSRSARAIDVTEAPEPMAVVSVGVDSGIPSLDRNAPSNFLGTMTVVYSPSLPTFSEEELKEARELKIPDVGGGSSAGDPFRDCFTIVGDASDIGDASLLLEEAQRFITRAISRFRVDFGQCEVELQKVSGERDALRLLCNQKDEAIKDLQADLARLVKKGPSLTSSCSKMLKRSGHFGRKSIKSKLNVIGGRRLSIAWLRKKRPF from the exons atgttttcTTCCCGATATACAGCTTCCCCTTGGATACCACAAGAagtgcccgacctcgaggatcgGGTTCGGAAGTTAGCCCCGACTTTCTCTTATGCCGAACgtgcttggcgtgatttggctaaAGGCAGATGGGaagccaagaaccatggtaaggTTTTACTTCTCGTTTCCTTCGAAGCGCTCTTTGTGCTCTATTCGTTACCGATTTCCTTTTATGCAGGCGTAACCAAGGACGTcgctttgaggccttcgagcggtgAAGAAGGAAATGAGTCCCCTGTCCCGAAATCGGGGAAAGACAAAAAGTGCAAAGCTGCCTCTCGATTAGAGggccccaagcccaaaactcgaagggtgaggaggaaagTAATTGCCCTTTTGATcgactcggtccaacgactgagagaagaggaagaaggagagggagaagaagaggaagaaggaggtTCCTCGGCTTTGGTGTCCCGATCTGCCAGAGCTATCGATGTCACCGAAGCTCCTGAACCGATGGCAGTTGTATCGGTCGGGGTTGACTCCGGGATCCCGAGTCTTGATCGGAACGCCCCGAGTAATTTTCTTGGGACTATGACAGTGGTTTATTCGCCTTCTCTTCCCACTTTTTCCGAGGAGGAattaaaggaagctcgagaattgaagatcCCCGATGtgggcggaggctctagtgcAGGGGATccttttcgggattgctttaccATAGTCGGTGATGCTTCTGACATTGGGGACGCTTCTCTTCTACTGgaagaggcccaacgtttcattactcgg gccattagtagATTTCGGGTCGATTTTGGGcagtgtgaggtcgagcttcagaaggtctcgggggagagagatgCCTTGCGGCTTCTTTGCAACCAgaaggacgaggctataaaggacctccaagcggaTTTGGCAAGGCTCGTGAAGAAGGGGCCGAGCTTGAcaagcag ctgcagcaaaatgTTGAAAAGATCGGGTCACTTCGGGAGGAAGTCGATCAAATCAAAGTTGAAtgtaatcggtggaaggagactatcgatCGCCTGGCTGCGGAAAAAGAGACCATTTTGA
- the LOC142180337 gene encoding uncharacterized protein LOC142180337 isoform X1, translating into MFSSRYTASPWIPQEVPDLEDRVRKLAPTFSYAERAWRDLAKGRWEAKNHGKVLLLVSFEALFVLYSLPISFYAGVTKDVALRPSSGEEGNESPVPKSGKDKKCKAASRLEGPKPKTRRVRRKVIALLIDSVQRLREEEEGEGEEEEEGGSSALVSRSARAIDVTEAPEPMAVVSVGVDSGIPSLDRNAPSNFLGTMTVVYSPSLPTFSEEELKEARELKIPDVGGGSSAGDPFRDCFTIVGDASDIGDASLLLEEAQRFITRVTILLYLVSLFFSEFDLCSFPTVQAISRFRVDFGQCEVELQKVSGERDALRLLCNQKDEAIKDLQADLARLVKKGPSLTSSCSKMLKRSGHFGRKSIKSKLNVIGGRRLSIAWLRKKRPF; encoded by the exons atgttttcTTCCCGATATACAGCTTCCCCTTGGATACCACAAGAagtgcccgacctcgaggatcgGGTTCGGAAGTTAGCCCCGACTTTCTCTTATGCCGAACgtgcttggcgtgatttggctaaAGGCAGATGGGaagccaagaaccatggtaaggTTTTACTTCTCGTTTCCTTCGAAGCGCTCTTTGTGCTCTATTCGTTACCGATTTCCTTTTATGCAGGCGTAACCAAGGACGTcgctttgaggccttcgagcggtgAAGAAGGAAATGAGTCCCCTGTCCCGAAATCGGGGAAAGACAAAAAGTGCAAAGCTGCCTCTCGATTAGAGggccccaagcccaaaactcgaagggtgaggaggaaagTAATTGCCCTTTTGATcgactcggtccaacgactgagagaagaggaagaaggagagggagaagaagaggaagaaggaggtTCCTCGGCTTTGGTGTCCCGATCTGCCAGAGCTATCGATGTCACCGAAGCTCCTGAACCGATGGCAGTTGTATCGGTCGGGGTTGACTCCGGGATCCCGAGTCTTGATCGGAACGCCCCGAGTAATTTTCTTGGGACTATGACAGTGGTTTATTCGCCTTCTCTTCCCACTTTTTCCGAGGAGGAattaaaggaagctcgagaattgaagatcCCCGATGtgggcggaggctctagtgcAGGGGATccttttcgggattgctttaccATAGTCGGTGATGCTTCTGACATTGGGGACGCTTCTCTTCTACTGgaagaggcccaacgtttcattactcgggtaacgattttactatacttggtttctttgttcttttccgaGTTTGACTTGTGTTCTTTCCctactgtgcaggccattagtagATTTCGGGTCGATTTTGGGcagtgtgaggtcgagcttcagaaggtctcgggggagagagatgCCTTGCGGCTTCTTTGCAACCAgaaggacgaggctataaaggacctccaagcggaTTTGGCAAGGCTCGTGAAGAAGGGGCCGAGCTTGAcaagcag ctgcagcaaaatgTTGAAAAGATCGGGTCACTTCGGGAGGAAGTCGATCAAATCAAAGTTGAAtgtaatcggtggaaggagactatcgatCGCCTGGCTGCGGAAAAAGAGACCATTTTGA